The stretch of DNA TGCTCATTGCCTTTAAAGATTTCTAACCGCAGGTGTTCATAACCTTCATCTCGTTGCATACTCTCAACCTGCGCTAATAGATACCCCCCTAAACCGGTTTGCTGTAATTGAGGATGGATCATCAAGAGATGGATGAATCCCTCTTCAGCAGCGCAGAAGCCTTGTATTTTTCCATCCACCTCAAGCAGCATGATATTTTCAAGATGTTCAATAATCTCTTTGTCTGAACCACCACCATTGATAAACCAGTCAACGCCTTCATCACCTAAGAAGGAACGATAACACTTGTCTATCGTCTCTCTCGCTAACGTCTTTATAACGTCTAAATCTGCGGCATCGGCTTGCCTAACTTTTGTCATTGGTTGCCTGTCAGGAATGTCTTTAATCAACCTGCTATTTGTCCGTGCCAACCACGCTTTTGAGCGCACCCTTAACATATCTCTGAGCAGTAATACCACCGGCGTCACATGCTCTCGGCCAGGACAAACAAGATAGAGGTCGGCCTCTTCACCAACGTAATCCGTTAGCATAGGCACTAATCGCCCTGATTCAAGATCATCCGTTAAATCAAGGCAGGACTTAAACACCACCCCTTGGCCAGCCACAGCCCAGCGCCGTGCAACATCAGCATCGTTGCAGGTTCGATTAGACGTCACTCGCACCTTATATTGCTGACCTTCTTTGCTGAAAAACCATTGATCATGCGTGCGCTCATCTAACATAAAGAACAAGCAGTTATGTTGCTGCAGCTGCTCTAAATTATTAACCGCTCCCATGCGCTCGATATACTCAGGCGAAGCACATAGTACTCGCGTGGAGTCACAAATTTTAAAGGCCACCAGCGATGAATCTTTGGGTTTACCAGAGCGTAATGCGACATCAATTTTGTCTCGATAAAAATCAGACAAGTTATCGCCAATATGAAGACGAAGTTTGAGTTCTGGATACTCGGATAGAAAATCATCGAGCCAAGGTAATATAATATTACGGCCAACATCCGATGGTACGGCTAGACTCACGGTGCCCGAGATCTGGGTCAGGCTCGAGGTAATTGCCCGCTGCCCCATGTCAAGATCAGCTAATGCCGATCGACAATGGATCAGATACCGCTCGCCAGCATCGGTTAGCCTAAGGCTGCGAGTACTGCGAATAAACAAGGTTGTACCTAGCTCTTTCTCTAACCTTTTAAGGCCTGCACTTGCCACCGCAGAAGAGATATCCAGCTCAACCGCGGCGCCCGTCAGGCTGCCACAATCAGCGACTCTCACGAAAAGAGTTAGATCATTTAGCTGCATTATCAATTATTCCTTTATAAACGACCGACCATTACTAATACTTTATTGTATTAAATCACCACGTTTTTACCAATAAAAATTCTACTTAATCAGAGCATCACTGTTAGTGATTTTTATATCAGCCAAAAAAAAGCCTGCAAGTGCAGGCTTTAATGTTTAGCGTCTTTAGTCCCCCACAAGAGTCGATAGCCATGGGGTTCGAGCACTTTTTTCAACCCATAAACCTAAACTAAAGTGACTGCCATTTTTCGTCTTAGATAGGCAATCTGCTGCATATGCGGCAGGTCCTTAGGGCAATTATCTTGGCACCCTAGCAAAGTCATGCAGCCAAAGACACCGTCTTGGTTACCAATCACATGATAATAATCTTCAAGCTCACGACCGTCACGGCTATCAAGCTCAAAACGCGCAAGTTTCATCATGCCCACGGCACCAACAAAGGTTTCGCGCATCTGTTTAGTGGCACAGGCTGATACACATACACCACACTCTACACACCGTTCTAGCTCGTAGAGTTTGGCTGCTTCTACTGGGTCCATCGGCGCTTCTAAGCGGTGAACATCCAAATCATCACTGATGGGGTGTAGCCACAACTTTAAACGCTCGGCCAGCTCGCGCATAAACTTGCCGGTATTGACTGACAGATCACCAATCAATTCAAACCCAGGTAGCGGCATCAACATGATGTCACCTTTCGGGTATTTGCGGGTTAATGTTCGGCAAGCCAACGTTGGAAAACCGTTAATGACCATAGCGCAACTGCCACAAATACCTGCTCGGCACACAAAATCAAATTGCAACGAGGTATCTTGTTCTTCACGTAAACGGTTAAGCGCAATAAAGACCGTCATACCCGGTGTTTCTTCAAGCTGGTACTTCACCATTTTAGGCTTATCGCCCGGTTCTTGTGGATCATAACGGAATATATTAAAGGTTAACATCCGCCCTTTTGTGGCTTCTGGGCTCATTTCGCCTCTCCTGCAACTTGCTGATCTAACATTTCACTCAAACGTTCATTCTTAGGTATTAATGACTCTGGCACCTCAAATGGCATTAAGGCATTTTGTCTTTCGTGCCTATCGGCATCATCACCTAACTGACTCAATATCTCAGTGATCTGCTGCTCGCGCTTGCCCGTATCAGGATGCGCTATCGCATTGTTAATACCATAACCACGGTAGCCAGGCGGTAACTCCATCTTCATTACATCCAACTGCTCATATTCCAGCGTCGGCGATAACGCTTCTGCGTTTGGCCAGCTTGCCAAAGTGCGGTTTAGCCAGTCTTTATCGTTACGCTGCGGGAAATCTTCACGAGCGTGTGCTCCGCGGCTCTCAGTACGTGCTGCAGCGCCAGCAGCAACCGTTAGCGCAACTTTCAGCATACGTTTAACACGCAGTGCTTCTACAAGCTCTGGGTTAGCGTGGCGCTTCTTACATTTAAGGCCTAATGCTTGAGCACGCTTAAGTAACGCTTGTAGCTCGTTAACGGCTTTTTCAAGCTCAGGGCCATTACGGAAGATGCCCACGTAATCCATCATGATCCGTTGCATCTGCTTTTTCAGTTCAAACGGACTTTCAGTCCCTTCACCATCGACTAAGTCATCAATCTCGCTTTGCACTTTGCCAACAAAAGACTCAACCAGACCAGTATCAATCTCTAAGGTATTTTGCTGGCAGAAATCAGCCACGTACTTGCCGATAATCATGCCGCCAACGACCGTTTCAGCAAGAGAATTACCACCGAGTCGGTTAAAGCCGTGCATATCCCAACAAGCGGCTTCACCTACACTAAACAGGCCTTTTAACTGCGGATTCTGCCCTGTTGAATCGGTACGGATACCCCCCATTGAATAATGTTGAGTCGGGCGTACTGGGATCCACTCCTTAGCAGGATCGATACCTAAAAAGTTCTCACAGATCTCTTTCACTTCACGCAAGTTAGTTTCAACATGCTTACGGCCAAGCAAGGTAATATCAAGCCATAGATGCGGTCCATAAGGGCTATCAACGCCTTTACCTTTGCGCATATGTTCGGTCATACGGCGCGACACTACATCACGTGATGCCAACTCTTTCTTTTCAGGCTCATAGTCTGGCATAAAGCGGTGACCATCTTTATCTCGCAATAAGCCGCCGTCACCACGACAACCTTCTGTCGTTAAGATCCCGACGGGTACGATGGCTGTAGGATGGAACTGCACCGCTTCCATGTTACCCAACTTGGCAACACCGGTTTCAAGCGCAAGTGCTTGGCCTATCCCTTCACAGATAATGGCATTGGTTGATACTTCATAAATTCGGCCGTAACCACCGGTGGCTATCGTGGTCGACTTAGCGACATAAGCACGTAGTTCTCCGGTCACCAGACAGCGTGCTACTACGCCATGGCAGCGCTTACCATCATGGATAAGCGATAAGGCTTCCATGCGCTCATGCACCGGGATATCCATCGATATCGCTTTGTTATCGACGGCATATAGCAGTGAATGACCGGTACCATCAGCCGTGTAACAGGTACGCCATTTTTTAGTACCACCAAAGTCACGGGCATTAATTAAGCCATGCGCAACTTCAGCCTCTTCGAGGGTGACTTTCTCGGCGTTAACCACCACTTGTCTTGGGCCTGCCGTAACGCGTGTCCAAGGTACGCCCCAATTCGCCAACTCACGGACTGCTTTAGGGGCACAATGAGCAAACATACGTGCCACATCTTGATCGCAACCCCAATCAGATCCTTTTACCGTATCTTGGAAGTGCACATCTTCATCATCTCCCATACCTTTCACGGTATTGCCCAGACTTGCTTGCATGCCACCTTGCGCCGCAGCCGAATGCGACCGTTTAGCAGGGACTAATGACAATACAACAGTATCTAGCCCACGCTCTTTTGAGGCGATGGCGACGCGTAATCCAGCAAGTCCAGCGCCGATCACTAACGAATCGGTATATATCAGTTTCACACGTGCTCCTTAAGCGGGTACAGAGTCAATTTATGGTTCTTACATTCAAATATTTGATTTACACAGCATTGTGCTAATAAGTGCTTTCGACTAACCATTTGCGTAAGGCAAAAAGGCCAGCAATGAAGCAATACCCACCACAATAAAGATGGCACTGATAATGCTTTTTATTTTTTTCAGCCTGCTACGACTATTGAGATCTCTGACGGCACCCCACTTAACCGCAACACGATATACACCAATGGCTGCATGCAGTTCAACGCAAAAGAGTAAAGGTAAATACAGTAACCATACGCCCTGTTGCCAAATTCTATCCGCACTGCCATAGGGCCCTATGGTTTCCGGTGCAGCGCCAATGAGCCACAAATGCACTGGCAGTAGCAAAAAAATCACCACGCCAGTAACGGCTTGCCAAACCCATAAACGAGTGTCGCCGTGGTTCACCATGCTGAGTTGCTGCTTTAGCGCTTTTTGTTGACGTAGGTTGAGCGGCATTTTGTGCGCCGCAACCAAAACGTGAACCAATACGATAGCGGCAATAACAACAGCGATGACCGTCACCACCCAAGGGTAGCCATGACCGTCAGCCGTTAAAAAACTCAGTTCCATGGTTTTAGCGACCCATGTCATCGCATCTTTACCCAATAATATGGATGACACCAATAACAGGTGCGTCCACAAAAATACCGCTAGCACCACCCCACTGGCGCTTTGGCTTATATCAAGCCAACCACTCAATTTACCGCGATTTTTTATTATTCTCATTCGCTTCCCTATCCATGTTGTTGAATTTTCGCTTAAAGACACTGTAACCAATGTCGCTCACAAATAACTTCCCAACAGTGAGGTAGATCAACAAAAAAGTAATTAATCCAGCGATACCTAATTTATCGATTAATAAAATATGGCCGTAACTAACTAGGGCGATAAGCTTCAACGGGCAAGCTCAAATCACTGCCAATGATTAGATAAGATATAAGACTCATAAGACCAATGACGATAAGATAAATAATCAAGCCTTTAGCCAGCTTACGCAGCCCCGTACGTTTAGTGGTTAAACCCCACTTAACTGCCACGCGGTAAAGTCCTATCATCGCGTGGATCACCACAGCAGGTAGCAGTAAGGCGTATAGCAACCAAGCATTTTGGTTGTAGACTCTGTCAGCCGAAAGATGAGGACCTATTTCTGGATTGGCTATCATGGTAAAGAGGTGTACAGGCACAAGGAAGAACAACACAAAGCCCGTAATCAGCTGCCAGAACCACGCATGGCTGTCTTTATGATTAATCACTGACATATGACGTCTAAGTGCACGCCACTGCCCTATTTGCGCAGGGAAACGACGTAAAGCCACTGCCGCATGCGCCATCACCACCAGTAACATAAACACCGAAAAAACCTTAGTGACAATCGGGAAGCCATGTCCCGTTGAGCTAAACATGCCCCCTTCGAGAAACTGCACTACGGTATAAAACGCCTCTTTACCAAGTAAAATGCTAGATTCAAAATGTAGATGAGCTAATAGAAAGCAGCCCATCAATACACCGGTGATGCTTTGTATTTTGTCCGCTTTAGCTGATGCGGGATGTCCGGTTGCGCTTACGTAGGATGCTAACATAGTAGTTATCTTGTTTATCTTATGCCTAGTCGTGGGATTTACACTCTAGCAACTTGTTAATCACCTCGTTGAAACTGCATTTTCAATCGTGATCTTGCTCACGCTCTTTCAAGTGAGTATTAGAGTAAGATCACAAACAAGGCATAAAACACAGAACAGCGGTAATACCTTTTAACCAATGATTTTCAGCTACTTGAAGCAACATTTCAAACAAAACAATCTAAACGTCCTCCTGAGGGATACTGTTATTACAAGCGGACTATAAGTCACTAATTGCTCAAGTAAAACAGTGACTAATTGCCATAGAGTCCTGCACCTGATTTAAGCTTAACGAAATACCCAACTCACTTCAAAACGCTGGTTTCAGAGCTCAAGTAGGATAGCTGAACAAGGCAATGATTGAGATAATGGTTATTCCCTTTTCGACATGCTGAATACTGCATTCTGAGGTCGTTTGGGTATACAATACGTCGATATATCTAGCTAACGAGAATTGTCATGCCTTGGATCCAACTAAGAATTGATACCGACGGCCCTCACGCAGACGCACTTAGCGATCAGCTGATGGAAGAAGGGTCAATTTCCATTACCTTCGAAGACGGTAAAGACACCCCGATCTATGAACCCACTTTGGGTGAAACACCACTGTGGAGTCACACGGTCATCATTGCACTATTTGAAGCCGATCACGATTTAGCACCTGTGGTTGAGCGTCTAAAACTGCTGCCTTATTTAGGTAAAAACTTCGGCCATAAGATAGAGCAAGTTGAAGACAAAGACTGGGAACGTGAATGGATGGATAACTTCCACCCAATTAAGTTTGGTGACCGCCTTTGGATCTGTCCAAGCTGGCGTGAGATCCCAGATCCAACCGCGGTCAACGTGATTTTAGATCCCGGCCTTGCCTTCGGCACAGGTACTCACCCAACCACCGCTTTATGTTTAGAGTGGCTAGATGGACTCGACTACCGCAATAAAGACGTCATCGACTTTGGTTGTGGCTCAGGCATTCTCGCTGTCGCTGCGCTCAAGCTAGGGGCTGAACGTGTCACAGGCATCGATATCGATTACCAAGCAATTGACGCATCTAAAGCCAATGCAGAGCGTAACGGCGTGCAAGACAGGCTTTCGCTGTATCTGCCAGAAGACCAACCCGCAGATCTGCAAGCAGACATCTTAGTGGCAAACATTCTTGCAGGCCCATTACGTGAATTGGCGCCATTAATTGCTGATAAAGTGTTGCCAGGCGGCCAACTTGCCCTTTCAGGTCTACTAAAAGAACAAGCTGAAGAAGTTTCAGCCTTTTATAGCAAATGGTTCGACATGGACGAGCCTGCTCACAAAGACGACTGGAGCCGCTTGACAGGGATACGCAAATAACGGTAATACGCGGCGCACTCTGCGCCGCGACAGACTTCTCACCTAGCAAAAGTCAAGAAAAAAAGTTGCCCTCAGGTCATTTATTGACCTTTTCACAGGCTTGAAAAAGGCGTACTATAGCGCCCCTTTGACGAGCAAGGTGATTTGATAAATGCAGATTGGACCCTATCGACTGAAAAATCAGCTGATCGTGGCCCCAATGGCAGGTGTCACGGACCAGCCCTTTAGAAATCTTTGTATTCGTTATGGCGCAGCCATGGCGGTTTCAGAGATGCTTTCATCTAATCCTGATGTTTGGGATACCGATAAAAGCCGCTTACGTATGACACACGTAGGTGAAGACGGAATACGTTCGGTTCAAATAGCCGGTTCAGACCCTGAATTAATGGCGAATGCCGCTGTTGTGAATGTGCAACAAGGCGCTCAGATCATTGATATCAATATGGGCTGTCCAGCAAAAAAAGTGAATAGAAAGCTAGCAGGCTCCGCTTTGTTGCAAGATCCACAGCAAGTAGAATTAATTCTACGTGCCGTAGTAGCAGCAGTTGATGTGCCTGTGACACTAAAAATTCGAACGGGGTGGGCTCCAGAGCACAGGAATGGTGTTCATATCGCCCAGATTGCAGAAGATTGTGGCATTGCTTCGTTAGCCGTTCACGGCAGAACAAAACAGTGCATGTACAAAGGCAATGCCGAGTACGACACGATTAAAGCAATTAAAAAACAGATCTCGATACCTGTCGTCGCTAATGGAGATATTTTAACGCCAGAGAAAGCACGCTTTGTGCTGGATTATACTGGTGTGGATGCTTTGATGATAGGCCGGGGCGCTCAAGGACGGCCTTGGATATTTAGGGAAATCCAACATTACTTGGACACAGGTAATAAGCTAGCGCCCGTTGAGATGGATGAAAAGCGTCAATTGATGCTGGAACACCTTAAACTGCTTTACGCATTGTATGGCGATTATAAAGGCATCCGTTTCGCAAGAAAGCACGTTGGATGGTATCTAAACCAAGAAACACAACGCGCTTTTCGAGCTGAGTTTAATCAGCTTGTGACCGTTGAAGAACAATGTTCCATGGTGGAACACTATTTTGATGAATTTGCAGCAAATAAATAAAGAGCAGAATACGAATGTTTGATCAAACAACTCACACTGAAGTTCACCCACTGACTGTTGGCAAAATCGAAACCGCAAGTGGCGCAATCAAGCCACAGTTATTACGCGATGCAGTAAAGCGTGCGGTAACAAACTTTTTCGCTCAGATGGACGGGCAAGAAGCTGAAGAAGTATATGAAATGGTGTTAAGCGAAGTTGAAGCTCCGCTGCTAGATATCATTATGCAACATACTCGCGGCAACCAAACTCGTGCTGCAAACATGCTAGGTATCAACCGTGGTACTTTGCGTAAAAAATTAAAAAAATACGGCATGAACTAAGACTCACGTCTTAATATGTTGTATCGAAACGGGTTAATCAGAAATGGTTAACCCGTTTTTGTTTATACGTCCCCCCATATGCCCCCGCTGTATTGTTGCTCTTTCGAAAATCACCTAAGCCTACAGCTACTTATCCACAGAATATTTCATCCGACAAGATGCTCGCCAAAGTCTTCAACACTGATTGACTATCACGGCCTAAAACTTCCCAAACCTTCATTCGACCACACCTCCTCAAAGATCAGGGCTTCAGCCACACACATGAAACTCAGATGACACCAATGATAATAAACTCAGCTAAACATTGGCATAATTTGATGTTTAACGCTGTCCCATTTAATTACCTGTTGCTGAAGTAATCTCTCACAATGAGCAAGCTTGTAAGCTGCTTAATCTTCCATTGTGATTAAAAAAGCTTCTAACTGAGTGATATTCATGCCATATTTTTGCTTATTCACCACTTTATTCAAGCTAAATAGGGACGTCATTGCGAGCATTTGATTTTGATTTAAAAGGTTTGCAGGTGTTTGTGATTGCAGCCCAAACTGGCAGCATGACAGAGACGGCTAAACGTTTAGGATTGACGCAATCTTCAGTCTCTCAGACCCTATCGATGCTAGAAAAGAACCTTAAGGTCGAGCTGCTTGATCGCAGTGTTCGGCCTCTTGCACTTACTATCGCTGGCCGTTATTTTTTCGATCAATCTAGCCATCTTCTTTCCCAAGCAGAGCAAACCCAAAAGGTGTTTACTCAGGGGACATTTGAACAGCTTCATTTAGTGCGTATTGCCATGGTTGATTCTCTGGCAACCTCTTTAGGTAAGCCGTTAATTGAAGTGGTAAAGAGGCGAACCGAGAACTGGAGTCTAACCACGGGTCGCTCTCATATGCACGCGGATGCACTGGTGTCTCGTCAGGTCGATATTATTATTTCTGATGATGCACTTGAAGACTGTGATGACCTCTGTCGCTACCCCATATTAAGCGAGCCTTTTGTGTTAGTGGTTCCTCTGAATTTAAGCTGCCAATATGCAGATGTGAGTTCCATTAATGATATTAATCGTTTACTGCAAAAGCTAGATTTTGTGCGCTACACCAATGACTCTTTAATCGGCACCAATATAGAGCGCTACTTAAGACGAGTTGGCCTTGAGCCTGCCATGAGGTTACAGCTCGACAATACCTTTGCCGTGCTCTCTATGGTCGCGTCTGGCCTAGGCTGCACCATCACCACACCGCTATGTTTATACCAGAGTGGGATCCCTTTAGCGCAAGTAAGGTGCCTGCCTCTTCCTGCTAACGATGGCTTTAACAGGCGTCTTACCTTGGTCACTCGACGGCATGAACTGAGCGATTTGGCTGAGCAGATGGCCAGAGACAGTTGTCAAATCATGTCTCAGTGTTTCCTACCAGAGCTTGAAAAGGATCTGCCTTGGCTGGTATCAGCCATCGATATTGGTTAGTGCGTAGAATGAGTTTTTGCGACTAAAAACTAAAAAATAAGCCGCTGATGTTTTTCATAGTATTAAAATTATTAATACTACAGCGTTAGTACAAATGATTGTTGTTGTCGTTAAGCCAGGAGGCTATTAGGTTCGGTCAGGTATTAATTCAAAGCGAATTATCCGGGCCATTTCGCAAACCAAGATTAAGGGAAGTGTCATGTCACATGAATCAAAGATACAACATGCTCCTAACACAAAAAATAAAAGCATTGAGTATAAAGCCGTTTCCGATGAATACATGAGCCAACGTCAACTCAAAAAAGGGGTTGCTGGCTGGGTACTGCTGGCCAGTCTGGGGATCTCCTATGTGATTTCAGGCGATTTTGCCGGATGGAACTTTGGTCTTGAACTTGGCGGATTTGGCGGAATGCTTATCGCCACTCTGGTGATGGGCTTAATGTATATCTGCTTAGTATTAAGTTTAGCGGAGATGTCATCTTCACTGCCGACGGCTGGCGGTGGCTATAGCTTTGCCAGACGCGCCATGGGACCTTGGGGCGGATTTCTCACCGGCACAGCTATTTTATTAGAATATGCCATCGCGCCTGCCGCTATCGCTATCTTTATTGGCGGTTATGTCCATGAGCTTGTCGGTATAGACGGGCCGATTGTCTATGCGGCCTTCTATGTCGTGTTTGTCGGTTTACATCTGTGGGGAGCTGGTGAAGCACTGAGGATCATGATGGGGATAACCCTGCTCGCGGTGATCGCTATAGGTGTCTTTATGGTGGGCATGGTGCCACATTTCGACTCGGCCAATCTATTCGATATTGCGGCCAACCCTAATGTTGCAGGATCCAGCAGTTTCCTTCCTGAAGGTTATATGGGGATCTGGGCCGCACTGCCATTTGCGATGTGGCTGTTTCTTGCGGTAGAAGGCGTGCCATTGGCCGCTGAGGAAGCGAAGAACCCAGCGAAAGATATGCCTAAGGGGATTATCGCCTCTATGTTGGTATTGATCGTATTTGCTGCAGCGGTGTTATTGCTCGCTCCTGGAGGCGCAGGCGCCGAAGCGATGAAAACCCATGGCGCGCCATTAGTGGGGGCACTGCAATCTGTTTATGGTCAGGATTCACTGGCTGCCAAGTTTGTTAATATTGTCGGTCTGTTTGGCTTGATTGCCAGTTTCTTCTCTATTATTTATGCCTATTCACGTCAAGTTTTCGCCCTCTCCCGCGCCGGTTATTTGCCCCGTTTCCTCTCGCTGTCTGGAAAACGTAAAGTGCCAGTTTGGGCGTTAATCGTACCGGGAATATTGGGCTTTCTGTTGTCGCTAACCGGTGAAGGTGACTTGATGATCACCATGGCGGTATTTGGCGCTACTATCTCCTACGCGATGATGAGTTTGTCACATATTTTACTGCGTAAAAAAGAACCTAATCTTGAACGCCCTTATAAAACCCCTGGCGGTATTTTTACATCCTCTATCGCATTAGTGCTCTCACTCGTCGCACTCGCATCCACCTTTGTGGTCAGCCTTCAGGCTGCCATGTGGTCGGCCCTCTTTTATCTCATAATGGTGACTTACTTTGTCCTCTATAGTCGTCATCGATTGGTGGCTTCGGCACCAGAGGAGGAGTTTGACATGATCGCCTCAGCTGAGTCTGAACTTAATTAGTATTAAGAGGCTGGCAGTGAGCTACTTTATTCTGTCAGCCAAGCTTATTCCCTGCAAATTTAGCGACTAAGATTAAAAAAATATAATAAGTAATAAATGAAGTCTGACGATGAACTGCAGCGCTAAGCCAAGTTCATCTTATCAAGAACAATAATAAGGAAGCGCGAATATGGAAGCGAGACAAGTTAACAGTATTGCCGATGCCATTGCCATTATAGAGGAGCGTGGTTTAGCCCATATTAAGGTTGGTCTATTTGATAATGATGGGGTGATGCGCGGTAAGTATATGTCTAAGTCCAAGTTTATAGCTTCCTTAGATAAAGGCTTTGCATTTTGCGATGTGGTACTTGGTTGGGACGTCAAAGATCAACTCTATGACAATGCTAAATACACAGGGTGGCACACAGGTTATCCCGATGCACCAGTGCGGATATTACCCCATACCTGCCGCGATGTAATTGGTGAAGAAGGCATGCTGCTGTTTATCGCAGAGTTTGCCGGAGAAGCTGAAGCTGTCTGCCCACGAGGGACACTAAGACGTGTGATAGAGAAAGCTG from Shewanella sp. Choline-02u-19 encodes:
- the eat gene encoding ethanolamine permease, with product MSHESKIQHAPNTKNKSIEYKAVSDEYMSQRQLKKGVAGWVLLASLGISYVISGDFAGWNFGLELGGFGGMLIATLVMGLMYICLVLSLAEMSSSLPTAGGGYSFARRAMGPWGGFLTGTAILLEYAIAPAAIAIFIGGYVHELVGIDGPIVYAAFYVVFVGLHLWGAGEALRIMMGITLLAVIAIGVFMVGMVPHFDSANLFDIAANPNVAGSSSFLPEGYMGIWAALPFAMWLFLAVEGVPLAAEEAKNPAKDMPKGIIASMLVLIVFAAAVLLLAPGGAGAEAMKTHGAPLVGALQSVYGQDSLAAKFVNIVGLFGLIASFFSIIYAYSRQVFALSRAGYLPRFLSLSGKRKVPVWALIVPGILGFLLSLTGEGDLMITMAVFGATISYAMMSLSHILLRKKEPNLERPYKTPGGIFTSSIALVLSLVALASTFVVSLQAAMWSALFYLIMVTYFVLYSRHRLVASAPEEEFDMIASAESELN